A single window of Debaryomyces hansenii CBS767 chromosome F complete sequence DNA harbors:
- a CDS encoding DEHA2F25740p (similar to CA2001|IPF17074 Candida albicans IPF17074), whose translation MSTHIPIQQMNPDFVISVLSEVENAKTGATKAESTANIEKLVNGLSANGFYTQVRPSGDSQSNLLVFVKLASYKYAEEIEKDLIKNYEYGVTAKNDTQADKLRIIANALTAPSSIGGVGITVGKGDWSFVQSITPITDSLRHSTFVEDFKAHVTNGDVSTNTIKEKFGVQIALYFEFLKFYTVWLGYLSVFGLVSYFKSKKSFSLTYTFINLIWGCLFITFWNRRQQYLVNFWGVQNSHHIEEHTSALAKINEKFEEKSTYEKKGNTSGVRFVKQLAFIPIALLFVGVLVAYQLGCFALEIFLAEIYDGPGKAFLTLLPTILISVFVPILTIGYGLVTDHVLAWENHDNEYSHDNSVIVKQFILNFLTSYGPLIITSFVYLPFAHLVQPHIGDIQYSISKNLNHDRFYHKYLTNLKRSEDFKINQQRLNVQFFYFIVTNQVIQIVLKYVLPIILQKGIKFFKTKIQGKPDYKVDDREVEKSWLDIVRAATQLPEYNVNDDFRGLALQYGYLIIFGPVWSLAPIISIIFNIITFKLDMFKLSNGKYFKPPIPHRVDSIHPWNHALFALTWIGSVISPVITAFYHHGAQPPKTLGQFALDKASVNISGTTLIFLVFLSEHLFFAFWVVLFKISKLFKSEIERKNDFGANDLKIRHDYYSGKVEQTAVAGDDGEWSNFGPERALKEAVGIPIANVKVDETEDLNEKSINSSGKNVSSSSQQRNVETLPGSSDNYSTSYQKQQNGSFATGSRGTRDNNVNSTASGIDSRAGAGTGTGPVAGAAVGSRSVASGTGASDDSKQRLIEEKRRLLEEKERILREKGAHATNLTGDEKKVLETVKDKSDSIVEIKDLEGNTTYSTMDNNNHFDPSEVEDTKTKLDTPKDSKAPGTVNNASQVGGTDSKVGGVEGGQSGNVQANGAKSSADADTSEADISHADTTNADTTFESSTTNSNSFVKNAQKTAKDITQKVDENVTNGNVTRKKTSLKKLLRKKK comes from the coding sequence ATGAGTACTCACATACCTATTCAACAAATGAACCCAGACTTTGTCATATCGGTATTGTCTGAGGTGGAAAATGCAAAAACGGGGGCCACGAAGGCAGAATCTACGgccaatattgaaaaattggtcAATGGGTTGAGTGCTAATGGTTTCTACACCCAAGTTAGGCCTAGTGGTGACAGCCAGTCAAACTTGTTAGTATTCGTGAAATTGGCGTCGTACAAATACgcagaagaaatagagaAGGACTTGATCAAGAATTACGAGTACGGTGTCACTGCCAAAAACGACACTCAAGCCGATAAATTGAGAATCATTGCTAATGCATTGACAGCCCCATCATCAATTGGCGGTGTTGGTATCACCGTTGGAAAGGGAGACTGGAGTTTTGTCCAGAGTATTACGCCTATTACTGATTCATTGAGACATTCTACTTTTGTTGAAGACTTCAAAGCACACGTCACGAATGGCGATGTCAGTACCAACACAATAAAAGAGAAATTTGGGGTTCAAATTGCCTTGTATTTTGAGTTTTTAAAGTTCTACACCGTATGGTTAGGATATTTATCTGTGTTTGGGCTTGTATCATACTTTAAATCTAAGAAGTCTTTCCTGTTGACGTACAcctttatcaatttgatttggggttgtttatttattactttTTGGAATAGAAGACAACAATACCTAGTCAACTTCTGGGGAGTCCAAAATTCTCATCACATTGAAGAGCACACTTCTGCATTGGCCAAgatcaatgaaaaatttgaagaaaaatccACTTATGAGAAGAAGGGTAATACTTCTGGTGTTAGATTTGTCAAGCAACTCGCCTTTATCCCAATTGCCTTATTGTTTGTGGGTGTTTTGGTTGCGTATCAATTAGGGTGCTTTGCTCTCGAGATCTTTTTGGCAGAAATATACGATGGACCTGGTAAGGCATTTTTAACTTTGTTGCCTactattttgatttctgtTTTCGTACCAATCTTAACCATTGGTTATGGACTAGTTACCGACCATGTATTGGCGTGGGAAAACCACGACAATGAATACAGCCATGATAATTCTGTTATCGTCAAGCAatttattttaaattttttgacCAGTTACGGTCCATTGATTATCACTTCTTTTGTTTACTTGCCTTTTGCTCATTTGGTTCAACCGCATATTGGtgatattcaatattcgatatcaaaaaatttgaatcatgATAGATTCTACCATAAGtatttaacaaatttgaaGAGATCAGAggatttcaaaataaatcaacaaagattgaatgttcaatttttctattttattgTGACAAATcaagttattcaaattgtGTTGAAATATGTTTTGCCTATTATATTACAGAAAGGTATTAAGTTTTTCAAGACTAAAATCCAAGGTAAGCCTGATTACAAGGTTGATGATAGAGAAGTTGAAAAGTCTTGGTTGGATATTGTACGTGCTGCTACCCAATTACCTGAATACAATGTCAATGATGACTTTAGAGGCTTGGCCTTGCAATACGgttatttgattattttcGGCCCAGTTTGGTCGTTGGCTCCTATAATtagtattattttcaatatcattacCTTCAAATTGGATATGTTTAAGTTATCCAACGGAAAGTATTTCAAGCCACCAATTCCTCACAGAGTTGATTCTATTCACCCATGGAATCACGCATTATTTGCGTTGACTTGGATTGGATCAGTTATTTCTCCAGTTATTACAGCGTTTTATCATCATGGTGCTCAACCGCCTAAGACTTTAGGTCAATTTGCTTTGGATAAAGCTAGTGTTAATATTTCTGGTACaacattaatatttttggttTTCCTTAGTGAGCATTTGTTCTTTGCTTTCTGGGTTGTATTATTTAAGATTTCTAAATTGTTTAAGAGTGAAATCGAAAGAAAGAATGACTTCGGAGCAAACGACCTTAAAATAAGACACGATTACTATTCAGGTAAGGTTGAACAAACTGCTGTTGCAGGTGATGATGGTGAATGGTCTAATTTTGGTCCTGAACGTGCCTTAAAGGAAGCGGTCGGTATTCCAATTGCCAACGTTAAGGTTGACGAGACTGAAGATCtaaatgaaaaatctaTTAACAGTTCGGGTAAGaatgtttcttcatcttctcAACAGAGGAATGTTGAAACCCTTCCAGGTTCTTCAGATAATTATCTGACTTCTTACCAAAAGCAACAAAATGGTCTGTTTGCGACGGGATCAAGAGGTACCAGAGATAATAATGTCAATTCTACAGCTTCTGGTATTGATAGCAGAGCTGGTGCTGGTACCGGAACTGGACCTGTTGCTGGCGCGGCTGTTGGTTCTCGTTCTGTTGCATCGGGAACTGGCGCTTCTGATGATTCTAAACAACGCTTAATTGAGGAAAAGAGAAGGTTATTggaagaaaaggaaagaatTTTGAGAGAAAAAGGAGCTCATGCTACCAATCTCACCGGCGACGAGAAAAAGGTTTTGGAAACAGTGAAGGATAAGTCAGATTCAATAGTCGAGATCAAGGATTTAGAAGGCAACACAACCTATTCTACTATGGATAACAACAATCATTTTGATCCTtcagaagttgaagataCCAAAACCAAATTGGACACCCCTAAAGATTCCAAGGCACCTGGTACTGTAAACAATGCTTCCCAAGTTGGAGGTACTGATTCTAAAGTTGGTGGAGTAGAAGGTGGCCAGTCTGGTAATGTGCAAGCTAATGGTGCTAAATCCAGCGCTGATGCAGATACAAGTGAAGCAGACATCAGCCATGCTGATACCACCAATGCTGATACAACTTTCGAATCTTCTACAACTAATTCGAATAGTTTTGTTAAGAATGCTCAAAAGACAGCTAAAGATATTACTCAAaaggttgatgaaaatgttACCAACGGTAATGTCACTAGAAAGAAGACATCTCTTAAAAAGTTattaagaaaaaaaaaatag
- a CDS encoding DEHA2F25762p (similar to uniprot|P38197 Saccharomyces cerevisiae YBL036C Single-domain racemase) yields the protein MSTFPQPTEVRQKEISSAYDKISEQVSNLSAEHSSKPVRLVAVSKLKPSSDIMALYNHGVRHFGENYVQELIGKSQELPKDIKWHFIGGLQTGKCKDLSKGVENLYAVEAIDSLKKCKKLESCRKNAEGNSINIYLQINTSGEDQKSGYSLEVLDELYETVEFLLDPKQCTLLNIQGLMTIGSFSESISEEGNADFKRLLTLKQKLDDKYRLDLELSMGMSNDFKEAIKQGSSSVRVGSSIFGARPTKS from the coding sequence ATGTCTACATTTCCTCAACCTACCGAAGTTAGACAAAAAGAAATCAGCAGTGCttatgataaaatttcagAGCAAGTTAGTAACCTTTCGGCTGAACATTCTAGTAAGCCTGTTCGTTTAGTGGCTGTTTCCAAATTGAAGCCATCTAGTGATATCATGGCGTTATATAATCATGGGGTACGTCACTTTGGAGAAAACTACgttcaagaattgatagGAAAATCTCAAGAATTACCCAAAGACATCAAGTGGCATTTTATTGGTGGTTTACAGACAGGCAAGTGTAAAGACTTGAGTAAGGGagttgaaaatttatatgCTGTGGAAGCAATCGATTCGTTAAAGAAATGCAAGAAATTAGAATCTTGTAGGAAGAATGCTGAGGGTAACAGCATTAACATTTACCTCCAAATAAACACTTCAGGCGAAGACCAAAAGTCGGGCTATTCTCTCGAAGttcttgatgaattatatgaaacaGTTGAATTCCTTTTGGATCCAAAACAATGTACTcttttaaatattcaaggCCTTATGACTATCGGATCCTTCTCTGAATCTATATCTGAAGAAGGAAACGCAGATTTCAAAAGACTCTTGACtttgaaacaaaaattgGATGATAAATACAGGCTTGATTTAGAGCTTAGTATGGGTATGAGTAATGATTTTAAGGAAGCAATCAAGCAAGGTAGTTCGAGCGTGAGAGTTGGTAGTTCCATATTTGGTGCTAGACCAACTAAGTCGTAA
- a CDS encoding DEHA2F25784p (similar to CA2003|IPF16471 Candida albicans IPF16471 unknown function) translates to MTDFVYQGPDFEEKVKKQVEFYFSDSNLQTDKFLWRIYEANDGWVELKTILTFGRMRQYRPEDKVIAALKTSEKLVLSPKEDMVRRKDPLKEFNELKNTRKRNSVHIEGFPNEITQEDLEEFFNTKIIPNLPKEKVICSIRRIKTRSTKEFFGVVDIEFKTQEDTDYFLKEIEISYPQGIVAKDSADVGEKSVLRKMSLLTFQEMRESSKRFGVNEVTKRRNSFNDSRGNKKFGKGFKGKKNNRRPSKGQEDSNDEESANISKVVEEPSNDSENAESVPSKSTNDEEKKSEAPEDKKNEAEN, encoded by the coding sequence ATGACTGATTTCGTTTATCAAGGCCCTGACTTTGAAGAGAAAGTCAAGAAGCAAGtagaattttatttctctGACAGTAACTTGCAAAcagataaatttttatgGCGTATTTATGAGGCCAACGATGGATGGGTTGAGTTGAAGACTATTTTAACTTTTGGCCGTATGAGACAATATCGTCCAGAAGACAAGGTTATTGCTGCTTTGAAGACGTCAGAAAAGTTGGTGCTTTCCCCAAAAGAGGATATGGTTAGAAGAAAGGACCCATTGAAAGAGttcaatgaattgaagaacaCCAGAAAGAGAAATTCCGTGCATATTGAAGGGTTCCCAAACGAAATCACCCAAGAAGACttagaagaatttttcaacacGAAGATAATTCCTAACTTACCAAAAGAAAAAGTCATTTGTTCGATTCGTCGAATTAAGACCAGGTCCACCAAAGAATTCTTTGGTGTagttgatattgaattcaagacCCAAGAAGATACTGACTATTTcttgaaagaaatagaaatcaGCTATCCTCAAGGAATTGTTGCCAAGGACTCAGCTGATGTTGGTGAAAAGTCTGTTTTGAGAAAGATGTCACTTTTAACATTTCAGGAAATGAGAGAGAGTAGTAAAAGATTTGGTGTCAACGAAGTCACAAAGAGACGTAACAGTTTCAATGATTCCAGGGGTAATAAAAAGTTTGGCAAAGGTTTCAAGGGCAAGAAAAACAACAGACGTCCATCTAAGGGACAAGAAGATTCAAATGACGAGGAATCTGCAAATATCTCCAAAGTAGTTGAAGAGCCTTCGAATGATTCTGAAAACGCTGAATCTGTTCCATCTAAGTCTACgaatgatgaagaaaagaaatctGAAGCCCCAGAAGACAAGAAAAATGAAGCAGAAAATTGA
- a CDS encoding DEHA2F25696p (similar to CA1910|IPF7260 Candida albicans IPF7260) gives MTSLSNGHKSSSSLTITDKVIKSFEPVKTFNYHKGASITSLDFDDSGQYLISAGIDKSIQLYDVHKGVHHNDIQSQKYGAHLARFTHLELNCLYASTPAADKNIDNAIRYLSLSNNSYLRYFKGHKDQVTSIEVHPVSDLFLSASLDRTVKLWDLRSTSPVGNLDMGQPTVIAFDPRGIVFCVGKCPCPSTGAGVGVVAFYDTASFDKKPFLEVEIQILAGQSWNKLEFSNNGKLLLISTDSYEHYVLDAFSGQLLTTLQIGPDTSHTEYNGDWMTFKYPYSGSASFSPCGKFVLVGSPQMNVSAFDLTNLKHTDGNTRSVSDLDNPKTLRPFQTLSTNQGIPKIVAFNQKLLTFATADSTVSLWQPKLPDPI, from the coding sequence atGACAAGTTTGAGTAATGGACACAAATCGTCTTCTAGTTTAACCATTACTGACAAAGTTATAAAGTCTTTTGAGCCGGTGAAGACGTTTAATTATCACAAAGGAGCGAGCATAACTTCATTAGATTTTGATGATTCGGGCCAATACCTAATTTCAGCAGGAAtagataaatcaattcaGCTATACGACGTCCACAAGGGTGTGCATCATAATGATATACAGTCGCAGAAGTATGGGGCACATTTGGCGAGGTTCACTCATTTAGAATTGAACTGTTTATATGCATCGACCCCAGCTGCAGATAAAAACATCGATAATGCCATTCGATATCTTTCGTTGTCGAATAATCTGTACTTGAGGTACTTCAAGGGGCATAAAGATCAGGTTACGTCTATTGAGGTACATCCTGTGCTGGATCTTTTTTTGAGCGCAAGCTTGGATCGTACGGTCAAGCTATGGGACTTGCGATCTACATCGCCTGTTGGAAACTTGGATATGGGACAGCCCACGGTTATAGCATTTGATCCCAGGGGGATTGTATTTTGTGTGGGCAAGTGTCCCTGTCCATCGACAGGGGCAGGCGTAGGGGTTGTTGCGTTCTACGATACGGCCAGTTTTGACAAGAAGCCATTTCTAGAAGTCGAGATACAGATTCTCGCAGGACAATCATGGAATAAACTagaattttccaataatggGAAGCTCTTGTTGATATCAACTGACTCGTACGAACATTACGTGCTTGATGCGTTCCTGGGCCAGTTGTTGACTACTTTACAAATCGGACCCGATACTTCTCATACAGAATACAATGGAGATTGGATGACATTTAAATATCCCTATTCGGGATCCGCGTCGTTCTCTCCCTGTGGGAAGTTTGTACTTGTGGGGTCGCCTCAGATGAATGTCCTGGCTTTCGACCTCACGAATTTAAAGCATACTGATGGTAATACTCGTTCAGTTTCTGATCTCGATAATCCGAAAACTTTACGTCCGTTCCAAACTTTATCTACAAACCAAGGCATTCCAAAAATCGTTGCATTTAATC
- a CDS encoding DEHA2F25718p (weakly similar to uniprot|P47068 Saccharomyces cerevisiae YJL020C BBC1 Protein possibly involved in assembly of actin patches), with translation MTEHKTPFKVKAIFEYKSDFEDDLSFPVGQLITVTEVEDEEWYTGTYNGKSGMFPKNFVELDGTDSGDAKAESESIGGITSSQAKGANAKEQPVVDSTPRQTEGVISSENRVGASDTKQENTQQESTTRSPPKPSMPGVFPNQKIKDPYSVKKQFLASGKSSYVPPVKPRDDYNIIGHARHDVVNENEIVKGTNNDAEDATPEEEEPKVSLKERIALLQKRQQEEAEREAAALKKKEERKLKAAEEKERLKQKREAEASAPAHIPETHALQEVSSEDRKKSIDSVATGDRRRSVDSIHTGGGRRSIDSVATGGSYAERRQDVEYNPEADHNNIAAPIHESNMGDDSEEGLRTEVPRGEDADEEDETAEESDDEELRRKKLVERMAKISGGRNMFGMMGMAAPFGQPGAAPSKKTKEPANEDKEINHEKPRSSIEKSSENDPSVPSAVPIMPFANPDSLPKNLLSGSDGDKRKSIGSYDEKFDDATDRPPASKPHIPDSSSMLEEDDFTESDSKFPEAGEPQLHPETVNAMPPPVPNMPGLDNVTDDIFETDRKNFQPEKDIKLSKSTLEAEPTGYEADEDLSDKPKVQSEEISSVRRSHSVKSNEPPPPIPTSTPLEKADPVPPMPSIRPGYTLGESPSVPFSHPPERAAPPPIPKAGTERSAPPPIPSSPQRSAPPPIPSSPQRAPPPPIPSYGSIPPTSDKNISSGGGPIPEDDEGDEIAPADEQFNVDDYNYDKDENEFSFHSRNPERSFTMPDIAPPIPNTHPSFNPPPVPPVDTSRAPQRASTDIGDATMVSPASLTKTPTNSSFGPSHQRQSSDLSNAGGLNRSRSAKSHQEQTQAEIACSELEYEIGNINGNSNWWLKGNLPESLESKIGSELTYEIDSNSITKRGNRIINYRDYYILFNDLSQLVFELEYESEDPRSTIKLINQFTKPMPIIRKDLLDKSYREFGNKITSITNSLVGTRLNESIVSKVFSSLAKHDAQVLSPIGNKTYGVTIYRNTNNHNIARIEEIRPGDILCIKQGKFNVHKGLTGNKSITVGGSEVFSAVVTDYDPKKDKFKVIESDNAGHIKKETYKMSEMKSGRVRVFRVVGRNYIEW, from the coding sequence ATGACAGAACATAAAACACCATTCAAAGTTAAGGCAATATTCGAGTATAAATCGGATTTCGAGGATGATTTATCATTCCCTGTGGGGCAATTGATCACTGTGACAGAGGTGGAAGACGAAGAATGGTACACTGGTACATACAATGGGAAGAGTGGTATGTTTCCAAAAAATTTCGTTGAATTAGATGGTACTGACCTGGGAGATGCTAAGGCAGAAAGTGAGAGTATTGGTGGAATTACATCGTCGCAGGCGAAGGGAGCGAATGCAAAGGAGCAACCTGTGGTAGATTCGACCCCTAGGCAAACTGAAGGCGTAATATCGTCTGAAAACAGGGTAGGCGCTTCAGATACCAAACAAGAGAATACTCAACAGGAATCCACTACTAGGAGTCCGCCAAAACCATCAATGCCGGGTGTCTTCCCCAACCAAAAGATCAAGGACCCATATAGCGTCAAGAAGCAGTTTTTAGCATCGGGAAAGTCGTCTTACGTTCCCCCTGTGAAACCAAGAGACGATTACAATATCATTGGACATGCCCGCCACGATGTTGTTAACGAAAATGAGATTGTTAAGGGAACCAACAATGATGCCGAGGATGCGACACCGGAAGAGGAAGAACCTAAAGTAAGCCTAAAAGAACGTATAGCGTTGTTACAGAAGCGTCAGCAAGAAGAAGCTGAGAGAGAAGCTGCTGCATTaaaaaagaaggaagaaagAAAGCTTAAAGCAgctgaagaaaaagaaagattgaagCAAAAAAGAGAAGCCGAAGCACTGGCTCCAGCACATATTCCAGAAACCCATGCGCTACAAGAGGTAAGTTCAGAAGATCGCAAAAAGTCGATCGATAGTGTAGCTACTGGGGATAGGAGGAGATCTGTCGATAGTATACATACTGGAGGTGGTCGCAGATCTATTGATAGCGTGGCCACTGGAGGATCTTATGCAGAAAGGCGCCAGGATGTTGAATACAATCCTGAAGCAGaccataataatattgctGCACCTATTCATGAATCAAATATGGGTGATGATTCCGAGGAAGGATTAAGAACCGAAGTTCCAAGAGGAGAAGACGctgacgaagaagatgaaacaGCAGAAGAGTCTGACGATGAGGAATTGCGCAGAAAGAAACTTGTTGAACGTATGGCTAAAATATCCGGCGGTAGAAACATGTTCGGAATGATGGGGATGGCAGCTCCTTTTGGGCAACCTGGGGCAGCACCATCTAAGAAAACGAAAGAACCCGCTAATGAAGATAAGGAAATTAACCATGAGAAACCAAGGTCATCTATCGAAAAGAGCTCAGAAAATGATCCTTCAGTACCTCTGGCTGTTCCAATTATGCCGTTTGCGAACCCAGATTCCTTACCCAAGAATTTACTTTCTGGTTCTGACGGTGATAAGCGTAAGTCTATTGGATCTTATGACGAAAAGTTTGACGATGCTACTGATAGACCACCTGCCTCGAAGCCACATATTCCTGATTCGTCGTCAATGTTAGAGGAAGATGATTTTACTGAATCAGACAGTAAGTTCCCAGAAGCTGGAGAACCCCAATTACATCCGGAGACGGTAAATGCGATGCCCCCACCCGTACCAAATATGCCGGGATTAGACAATGTAACCGATGATATCTTTGAGACAGATCGCAAGAATTTTCAGCCGGAAAAGGATATaaagttatcaaaatcaacttTAGAAGCGGAGCCAACAGGATATGAGGCTGATGAGGATTTATCTGACAAACCTAAAGTTCAGTCAGAGGAAATTTCATCTGTAAGGAGAAGCCATTCTGTTAAATCGAATGAGCCACCACCTCCTATTCCAACATCTACACCTTTAGAAAAGGCAGATCCAGTTCCACCGATGCCATCGATACGCCCTGGTTATACCCTTGGAGAATCTCCTCTGGTGCCTTTTTCACATCCACCCGAGAGGGCAGCCCCACCTCCAATCCCTAAGGCTGGTACGGAAAGATCAGCGCCACCGCCAATTCCTTCATCACCTCAAAGGTCGGCACCACCACCAATTCCTTCATCACCCCAAAGAGCGCCACCACCACCAATTCCATCGTATGGAAGTATTCCACCTACATCAGATAAGAATATATCGTCTGGTGGTGGCCCAATACCTGAAGATGACGAAGGCGATGAAATCGCACCTGCCGATGAGCAATTtaatgttgatgattataACTATGATAAGGATGAAAACGAGTTTTCGTTCCACCTGAGGAACCCAGAGAGGTCGTTTACAATGCCAGACATTGCCCCTCCTATCCCAAATACTCATCCATCATTCAATCCTCCACCAGTCCCACCAGTTGATACCTCGCGTGCTCCACAGCGTGCAAGTACAGATATAGGAGATGCAACGATGGTGTCTCCAGCATCGTTAACTAAGACACCAACGAATTCGTCATTTGGACCATCTCATCAACGCCAGTCAAGTGATTTATCTAATGCAGGTGGCTTAAACAGATCCAGATCAGCTAAATCGCATCAAGAACAAACTCAAGCAGAAATTGCTTGTAGCGAATTGGAATATGAAATTGGGAACATCAATGGTAATTCGAATTGGTGGTTGAAGGGAAACTTACCGGAATCATTAGAATCTAAGATTGGAAGCGAATTGACGTACGAAATTGATTCTAACTCAATTACCAAAAGAGGAAATCGAATAATCAATTACCGTGactattatattttgtttaacGATCTTTCGCAACTAGTTTTTGAACTAGAATATGAGAGTGAGGATCCTAGATCCACTATCAAGTTGATTAACCAATTCACTAAACCAATGCCGattattagaaaagatttattagataaatctTACAGAGAGTTCGGCAACAAGATAACATCGATTACGAACTCATTAGTTGGGACTAGGCTTAATGAGAGTATTGTTAGTAAGGTTTTTAGCTCCCTTGCGAAACATGATGCTCAAGTTTTATCACCAATTGGGAACAAAACGTATGGTGTAACTATCTACAGAAATACTAATAATCATAACATCGccagaattgaagaaatcagaCCTGGCGATATATTATGTATCAAGCAAGGTAAATTTAATGTTCACAAGGGATTAACAGgcaataaatcaattacagTTGGGGGTAGTGAAGTGTTTTCTGCGGTAGTTACTGACTATGATCCAAAGAAGGACAAGTTCAAGGTTATAGAACTGGACAATGCTGGTCACATCAAGAAAGAAACTTATAAGATGAGCGAAATGAAGAGTGGAAGAGTGAGAGTTTTCAGAGTAGttggaagaaattatatCGAATGGTAA